The genomic DNA CGGCCCGGCGCGCTTGAGGCCCGCGTCCGCGTTCTTGCGGAGCCGCGCGTCGGCGCGCGCGATGGCGTAGTCGAGCAATTCGCGCGCCGACTTGGGATCGCCGGAGAGCCAGTGGTCGAAATGATCGCGGAGCGCGTTTTCGACCAGGCGCTGGGCGTCGGCGGTGGCGAGCTTTTCCTTGGTCTGGCCCTGGAATTGCGGGTTTTCGATGAACAGCGACAGCACGCCGGCCATGCCGCCGGTGATGTCCTCGGCGGTGACCTTGGCGCCCTGGCGTTCGCCGATCCGTTCGGCGTGCGCCTTGAGGGCGCGGGTAAGCGCCGCGCGCAGGCCGGCCTCGTGGGTGCCGCCCTGCGGCGTCGGAATGGTGTTGCAGTAGGAATTGAGGAAGGGCTCCTCGTCCTCGGGCCAGGCGATGGCCCATTCGACCCGCCCTTGGTCCGGCGCGCCGTTGAACTGGGCTTCGCCCGCGAACGGCTTTTCCGTCACCGTCGCCCGGCCGTGAAGCAGGGTGGCGAGAAAATCCGCGAGCCCGCCCGGGAAGTGCAGCACGGCCTTGGCCGGCGTTTCGGTATCCTTTTCGGCCTTGAGCAAGGCCGGATCGCAGCTCCAGCGGATTTCGACCCCGCGAAAGAGATAGGCCTTGGAGCGCGCCATGGCAAAGACGCGCGAGGGCCGGAATTTGGCCTGGGCGCCGAACACGCTCGTGTCGGGACGGAAGGTAACCAGCGTGCCGCGCCGGTTGACGGCGGGGCCGACCGCCTTGACCGGGCCCTTCGGTTCGCCGCGCGCGTAGCTTTGGCTCCAGAGCTTCTTGTCGCGGGCGACTTCGACCGTGAGTTTTTCCGAAAGCGCGTTGACCACCGAAACGCCGACGCCGTGCAGGCCGCCCGAGGTCCGATAAACCTTGCCGCCGAACTTGCCGCCCGAATGAAGGGTGGTGAGGATCACCTCGAGCGCGGATTTCTTTTTGAATTTGGGGTGCGGATCGACCGGGATGCCGCGGCCGTTGTCCTCGACGGTGACGGTGTTGTCGGGTCCGAGCGCGACCTCGATGCGGCTCGCGTGCCCGGCGACGGCCTCGTCCATGGCGTTGTCGAGCACCTCGGCGACCAGGTGGTGCATGGCGCGCTCGTCGGTGCCGCCGATGTACATGCCGGGGCGGCGGCGGACGGGTTCGAGCCCTTCCAGGACCTCGATGTCCTTGGCCGAATATTCGTTGCGGCCGGCGGCGCGTCCGGCCGAGCGGGCCGGCGCGCGGGAGGACTTTTTGGCTGGGGCCGCGCGGGGTTGGGGCTCGCGGTCGAACAGGTCGGCGATGGCGGCTTTGGCTTTGCGGGCGCCCATGGGCCTAAACGTTCCTTTTTGGCGGGGGCATCCTAGGAAGTGGACTTATCGCTGGCAAGCAGGATACGGTAGTTTAGTTCCAAAAATGCCCTAGATATAGCATCCGAGGTCGCCCTCCCATGACACCCGCTCCGC from Rhodospirillales bacterium includes the following:
- the parE gene encoding DNA topoisomerase IV subunit B; the protein is MGARKAKAAIADLFDREPQPRAAPAKKSSRAPARSAGRAAGRNEYSAKDIEVLEGLEPVRRRPGMYIGGTDERAMHHLVAEVLDNAMDEAVAGHASRIEVALGPDNTVTVEDNGRGIPVDPHPKFKKKSALEVILTTLHSGGKFGGKVYRTSGGLHGVGVSVVNALSEKLTVEVARDKKLWSQSYARGEPKGPVKAVGPAVNRRGTLVTFRPDTSVFGAQAKFRPSRVFAMARSKAYLFRGVEIRWSCDPALLKAEKDTETPAKAVLHFPGGLADFLATLLHGRATVTEKPFAGEAQFNGAPDQGRVEWAIAWPEDEEPFLNSYCNTIPTPQGGTHEAGLRAALTRALKAHAERIGERQGAKVTAEDITGGMAGVLSLFIENPQFQGQTKEKLATADAQRLVENALRDHFDHWLSGDPKSARELLDYAIARADARLRKNADAGLKRAGPTRKLRLPGKLADCTRTEAKGTELFIVEGDSAGGSAKMARARETQAVLPLRGKILNVASASDDKLRANQELTDLVEALGCGTRDHYRENALRYDRVIVMTDADVDGAHIASLLMTFFYREMPELIENGHLYLAVPPLYRISHGGRVIYARDDTHKDKVLKSEFPRAKPEISRFKGLGEMPAAQLKETTMSPASRTL